A genomic window from Anguilla rostrata isolate EN2019 chromosome 14, ASM1855537v3, whole genome shotgun sequence includes:
- the epb41l4a gene encoding band 4.1-like protein 4 isoform X4, which produces MAGYVSEYRFVPDQKEELEEAIEQIHKTITGQVPSEAEINYLGIAKTLDMYGVDLHPVFGEKQSEYFLGLTPVGVVVYKNKTQVGKYFWPRITKVHFKETQFELRVMGKDCNETSFFFDAPNKTACKHLWKCCVEHHTFFRMPENDSNSLTRKLTKFGSLGSKHRYSGKTAMQMGRDPSVQLPRPNLQVLRSRSKTYPKRVPEPAGTNNMNRSNTKPENRDSEGTTKIIAPSPVKSPLGSKVSKPESSPEAQRGRPSAPWDENAPQSGLYNSANERNKSPKFPAARRRTPSGGSENEPSQLARRRKGQNNDDPEAKQQRRRSRSRGNTSSGSESENSSRDHRKKRNRSRQENEMVDSAPQWEAVLRRQKERSQNDPNYRRSRHRSRSRSPDVQAKEQLWKHIQKELVDPSGLTEEQLKEIPYKKVDRLCCRTQGDPIRIRHSHSPRSFRQYRRSQCSDGERSVLSEVNSRTDLVPPLPVTRAADAHGSGVPPAQQKKNESKDSLSESRDLEIKGSSKAVKSVHTPKTKT; this is translated from the exons GGGTCAGGTTCCCTCCGAggctgaaattaattatttaggaATTGCCAAAACACTGGACATGTATGGAGTCGACCTTCACCCTGTATTT GGAGAGAAGCAGTCTGAATATTTTCTAGGATTAACACCTGTAGGAGTTGTTGTTtacaagaacaaaacacaagtgGGGAAGTACTTCTG gccAAGGAtcacaaaagtgcattttaaggAAACACAATTTGAGCTTCGAGTCATGGGGAAAGAT tGTAACGAGACATCGTTCTTCTTCGACGCGCCCAATAAAACAGCGTGTAAACACCTATGGAAGTGCTGCGTGGAACACCACACATTCTtcag aatGCCAGAAAATGATTCCAACTCATTGACAAGAAAACTGACTAAATTTGGTTCCCTGGGATCAAAGCATCGCTATAG TGGGAAGACAGCCATGCAGATGGGCAGGGATCCGTCCGTGCAGCTGCCTCGGCCCAACCTGCAGGTGCTCAGGTCTCGCAGCAAGACGTACCCGAAGAGAGTCCCAGAGCCAGCGG GAACCAACAACATGAATCGATCGAACACGAAGCCTGAGAACAGAGACAGCGAAGGAACAACCAAAATCATTGCGCCCTCGCCCGTAAAAAG TCCTCTTGGCTCCAAAGTTTCCAAACCAGAGAGCAGTCCAGAGGCACAGCGTGGAAGACCCAGTGCACCATGGGATGAAAATGCACCACAGAG TGGTCTGTACAACTCAGCCAATGAGCGAAACAAGTCGCCAAAATTCCCAGCAGCAAGGAGGCGAACCCCATCAGGAGGAAGTGAGAACGAGCCATCTCAGCTAGCCAGACGCAG GAAAGGCCAGAACAACGACGATCCCGAGGCCAAACAGCAGCGGAGAAG GTCACGTTCCCGTGGCAACACCAGCAGTGGCAGCGAGTCAGAGAACTCCAGCAGGGATCATCGGAAGAAAAGAAACAG GTCTCGGCAGGAGAACGAGATGGTGGACTCCGCCCCTCAGTGGGAAGCCGTGCTCCGTCGGCAGAAGGAGAGATCGCAGAATGACCCAAACTACCGCCGGTCCAGACACCGGTCCCGATC GAGAAGTCCAGATGTCCAGGCTAAAGAGCAACTGTGGAAACACATTCA GAAAGAACTGGTGGATCCCTCAGGTCTCACTGAAGAGCAACTGAAGGAAATCCCCTATAAGAAAGTCGA CAGGCTGTGTTGCAGGACTCAAGGTGACCCTATCCGAATACGACACTCTCACTCGCCCAGGAGCTTCCGTCAGTACAGGAGGTCCCAGTGTTCAGATGGGGAGAGATCTGTGCTCTCAGAGGTCAA CTCTCGGACAGACCTGGTGCCCCCCCTGCCCGTCACCCGCGCAGCCGATGCCCACGGCTCAGGTGTCCCTCCCGCCCAACAG aAAAAGAATGAATCCAAAGATAGCCTCTCAGAAAGCCGAGACCTGGAGATCAAAGGCAGCAGCAAGGCGGTAAAGAGCGTTCACACTCCCAAAACCAAGACGTGA